A single genomic interval of Malania oleifera isolate guangnan ecotype guangnan chromosome 11, ASM2987363v1, whole genome shotgun sequence harbors:
- the LOC131167428 gene encoding uncharacterized protein LOC131167428 has product MNKSLLDDMKQSPAFIKFQRDLSMQETESRVHMDGLVKQAEHISSIILKHLVPKLKDPGSYTISCVIGNYTIDGALLDLGASVNILSYSTYQKLNPGVFQPTSVSICLADRSLKQPWGVVEDVVVNLDSLTHAEFEDPLEHSMLKHGWDPKSETKLGVCNLKCEEETRETNVSWEPG; this is encoded by the exons ATGAATAAGTCTCTCCTTGATGACATGAAACAATCACCTGCATTCATAAAGTTCCAAAGGGACTTGTCAATGCAAGAGACAGAATCAAGGGTGCacatggatggtttggttaagcagGCCGAGCATATAAGTTCCATAATACTAAAGCACCTcgttcctaaactaaaagacccaGGCTCATATACTATCTCATGTGTAATTGGTAATTACACCATTGATGGGGCCCTTCTAGACTTAGGAGCAAGTGTGAACATTCTTTCATACTCAACCTATCAGAAACTCAACCCAGGAGTGTTTCAACCCACCTCGGTTTCCATATGCCTTGCTGATCGATCTCTTAAGCAACCTTGGGGTGTGGTGGAAGATGTGGTAGTCAAT CTTGACAGCCTTACTCATGCTGAATTTGAGGATCCTCTCGAGCATTCTATGCTAAAACATGGTTGGGACCCTAAATCTGAAACTAAGTTGGGGGTTTGCAATCTCAAGTGTGAGGAAGAGACGAGGGAAACCAATGTTAGCTGGGAACCAGGATga